A single window of Pseudoduganella plicata DNA harbors:
- a CDS encoding protein-glutamate methylesterase/protein-glutamine glutaminase, which translates to MAANPIRVMVVDDSAVVRKMVGALLQAAPGIELLHAVADPLLAIERMKHHWPDVIVLDVEMPRMDGITFLRKIMAERPTPVVICSTQTERGAETTMAAMAAGAVAVITKPRLGLKEFLNDSADELVAAVRAAAQANVKRLAARASVGATPQQAPAKLTADAILPALAESRTPLQTTERIVAIGTSTGGTQALEEVLTALPRVTPGIVIVQHMPEKFTAAFAERLDKVCQINVIEARHNDRVLPGRALIAPGGRHLLLRRDGAQYFVEVVNGPLVNRHRPSVDVLFRSVARNAGANALGIIMTGMGDDGAAGLLEMRNAGARTVAQDEESCVVYGMPKEAVKRGGVEKSVPLKSIDREILAQLQIR; encoded by the coding sequence ATGGCGGCGAATCCGATCAGGGTGATGGTGGTGGACGACTCGGCGGTGGTGCGCAAGATGGTGGGCGCGCTGCTGCAGGCGGCGCCCGGCATCGAGCTGTTGCACGCAGTGGCCGATCCGCTGCTGGCCATCGAACGGATGAAGCATCATTGGCCGGACGTGATCGTGCTGGACGTGGAAATGCCGCGCATGGACGGCATCACGTTCCTGCGCAAGATCATGGCCGAACGCCCGACCCCTGTCGTGATCTGCTCGACGCAGACGGAGCGGGGCGCGGAAACGACCATGGCGGCAATGGCCGCCGGAGCGGTCGCCGTCATCACGAAGCCGCGCCTGGGATTGAAGGAATTCCTCAACGACAGCGCGGACGAACTGGTCGCGGCCGTGCGCGCCGCCGCGCAGGCCAACGTCAAGCGGCTGGCGGCGCGGGCGTCGGTGGGGGCCACGCCGCAGCAGGCGCCGGCGAAGCTGACGGCCGACGCGATCCTGCCGGCCCTGGCGGAGTCACGCACGCCGCTGCAGACGACGGAGCGCATCGTTGCCATCGGCACGTCCACGGGCGGCACCCAGGCGCTGGAGGAAGTGCTGACGGCGCTGCCGCGTGTTACGCCCGGCATCGTCATCGTCCAGCACATGCCGGAAAAATTCACGGCGGCGTTCGCGGAACGGCTGGATAAAGTCTGCCAGATCAATGTGATCGAAGCGCGCCACAACGACCGTGTGCTGCCGGGGCGCGCGCTGATCGCGCCTGGCGGGCGCCACCTGCTGCTGCGCCGCGACGGCGCGCAATATTTCGTGGAAGTGGTCAACGGCCCGCTGGTGAACCGGCACCGGCCGTCGGTGGACGTGCTGTTCCGCTCCGTCGCCCGCAACGCCGGCGCCAACGCGCTGGGCATCATCATGACGGGCATGGGCGACGACGGCGCGGCCGGCCTGCTGGAAATGCGCAACGCCGGTGCCCGCACGGTGGCGCAGGACGAGGAAAGCTGCGTCGTCTACGGCATGCCGAAGGAAGCCGTCAAGCGCGGCGGGGTGGAGAAGAGCGTGCCGTTGAAATCGATCGACCGCGAGATTCTGGCGCAGCTGCAGATCCGCTGA
- a CDS encoding CheR family methyltransferase, with amino-acid sequence MGAYPISEPEFAQFQRFIFDIAGITMSDAKKALVSGRLAKRLAHHGMASYAAYLGMLSSGRHQDEVQIAVDLLTTNETYFFREARHFELLKATAEAARPNLRTGAPFRVWSAACSSGEEPYSIAMVLADTLGNTPWEVVGSDISTRVLARARTGHYPMERAAHVPPDYLRRFCLKGIAEQQGTLLVDRTLRSRVTFRQVNLNTALPELGAFDMVFLRNVMIYFNGDTKRQVVARVTAPLKPGGHFVIGHSETLNEISDAVRPVMPSVYKKAA; translated from the coding sequence ATGGGCGCCTACCCGATCAGCGAGCCGGAGTTCGCGCAGTTCCAGCGCTTCATCTTCGATATCGCCGGCATCACGATGTCGGACGCGAAGAAGGCGCTGGTGAGCGGCCGCCTGGCCAAGCGGCTGGCGCACCACGGCATGGCCAGCTATGCGGCCTACCTCGGCATGCTGTCGAGCGGTCGTCATCAGGACGAGGTGCAGATCGCCGTCGACCTGCTGACGACGAACGAGACGTACTTCTTCCGCGAGGCGCGCCATTTCGAGCTGCTCAAGGCCACGGCCGAAGCGGCGCGGCCAAACCTGCGCACCGGTGCGCCGTTCCGCGTCTGGAGCGCCGCGTGCTCGTCGGGGGAGGAGCCGTACAGCATCGCCATGGTACTGGCCGACACGCTGGGCAATACGCCGTGGGAAGTGGTGGGGTCCGACATCAGCACCCGCGTGCTGGCGCGCGCCCGTACGGGCCACTACCCGATGGAACGGGCGGCCCACGTGCCGCCGGACTACCTGCGCCGCTTCTGCCTGAAGGGCATCGCCGAACAGCAGGGCACACTGCTGGTCGACCGCACGCTGCGCAGCCGCGTGACGTTCCGCCAGGTGAACCTGAACACGGCGCTGCCGGAACTGGGCGCCTTCGACATGGTCTTCCTGCGCAACGTGATGATCTACTTTAACGGCGACACCAAGCGCCAGGTGGTGGCGCGCGTGACGGCGCCCCTGAAACCGGGCGGCCATTTCGTCATCGGTCACTCGGAAACGCTGAACGAGATCAGCGATGCCGTGCGGCCCGTGATGCCCTCGGTGTACAAGAAGGCGGCGTAA
- a CDS encoding methyl-accepting chemotaxis protein, translating into MFRNLKLSVRLAIAFGTVSILLIGMVLLGLRSIGTISGNVDTVITDKYPKVVRSYDLIGNIHEIAIAMRNLAIFDDADKKRRELATIEANRVELRANFDRLEATVASARGKEALQTAQEHRQRYRVLQDQYLTMISEGRRDEARALLISQVEAVQAAYTESIAKIINHQNEAMDASAKAAIEASDSARREQLTLGAIAILAGILMATWITVTITRLIGGEPAYAAELLKQISAGDLSADVRVRRGDRHSMLHAVSEMVTRLRKVIDGQRAVVEAANHGNFDTRVDTTGMQGFQKEMGDGLNQLVTTTGTSIADVVRVMAALAEGDLTKRIDKDYEGAFAQLKDYSNGTMDKLAAVVGEVNASAESLASASEEVSATAQSLSQAASEQAASVEETSASLEQMTASISQNTENARVTDGMAGKAAREAAEGGEAVKATVVAMKRIAKQIGIIDDIAYQTNLLALNAAIEAARAGEHGKGFAVVAAEVRKLAERSQVAAQEIGEVASNSVELAERAGALLDEMVPNIRRTSDLVQEITAASEEQSAGVGQINAAVGQMSQGTQQNASSSEELAATAEEMSSQAEQLQVAIGFFHLDGTRGARGTALTVASRRPQGVRNGRRTSLKLADSFAVHGEPDEANFTKF; encoded by the coding sequence ATGTTCCGTAATCTGAAACTCAGCGTCCGGCTGGCCATCGCCTTCGGCACCGTCAGCATCCTCCTCATCGGCATGGTCCTGTTGGGGCTGCGCAGTATCGGCACCATCAGCGGCAATGTCGATACCGTCATCACCGACAAGTACCCGAAGGTGGTGCGCAGCTATGACCTGATCGGCAATATCCACGAGATTGCCATCGCCATGCGCAACCTGGCCATCTTCGACGACGCCGACAAGAAGCGCCGCGAGCTGGCGACGATCGAAGCGAACCGCGTCGAACTGCGCGCCAATTTCGACAGGCTGGAGGCCACTGTGGCGTCCGCCCGCGGCAAGGAGGCGCTGCAAACCGCCCAGGAACATCGCCAGCGCTACCGGGTGCTGCAGGACCAGTACCTGACGATGATCAGCGAAGGCCGGCGCGACGAAGCGCGCGCGCTGCTGATAAGCCAGGTGGAAGCTGTGCAGGCGGCGTATACCGAATCGATCGCCAAGATCATCAACCACCAGAACGAGGCGATGGATGCCAGCGCCAAGGCCGCCATCGAAGCATCCGACAGCGCCCGTCGCGAGCAGCTCACGCTGGGCGCCATCGCCATCCTGGCCGGCATCCTGATGGCGACGTGGATCACCGTCACGATCACGCGCCTGATCGGCGGCGAGCCGGCCTACGCGGCCGAGCTGCTCAAGCAGATTTCCGCCGGGGACCTGTCGGCCGACGTGCGCGTTCGCCGCGGCGACCGCCACAGCATGCTGCATGCCGTGAGCGAGATGGTGACCAGGTTGCGCAAGGTCATCGACGGCCAGCGCGCCGTCGTCGAGGCAGCCAATCACGGCAATTTCGATACACGCGTCGACACTACGGGCATGCAGGGCTTCCAGAAGGAGATGGGCGATGGCCTGAACCAGCTGGTGACGACGACCGGCACCAGCATCGCCGACGTGGTGCGCGTGATGGCGGCGCTGGCCGAGGGCGACCTGACCAAGCGCATCGACAAGGACTACGAAGGCGCATTCGCCCAGTTGAAGGACTACTCGAACGGCACGATGGACAAGCTGGCCGCAGTGGTCGGCGAGGTCAATGCCAGCGCCGAATCGCTGGCATCGGCGTCGGAAGAAGTCAGCGCCACGGCGCAGTCGCTGTCGCAGGCCGCGTCCGAGCAGGCCGCCAGCGTCGAGGAAACCAGCGCGTCGCTGGAGCAGATGACGGCTTCCATTTCGCAGAACACGGAAAATGCCCGCGTCACCGACGGCATGGCCGGCAAGGCGGCGCGCGAGGCTGCCGAAGGCGGCGAAGCCGTCAAGGCCACCGTCGTCGCGATGAAGCGGATCGCCAAGCAGATCGGCATCATCGACGATATCGCGTACCAGACCAACCTGCTGGCGCTGAACGCGGCCATCGAGGCGGCGCGTGCCGGTGAACATGGCAAGGGCTTTGCCGTCGTCGCGGCCGAGGTGCGCAAGCTGGCCGAACGCAGCCAGGTGGCGGCGCAGGAAATCGGCGAAGTCGCCAGCAACAGCGTGGAACTGGCCGAACGGGCCGGCGCACTGCTGGACGAGATGGTGCCGAATATCCGCCGCACGTCAGACCTCGTGCAGGAAATCACGGCGGCCTCGGAAGAGCAATCGGCCGGTGTCGGCCAGATCAACGCCGCCGTTGGCCAGATGAGCCAGGGCACGCAGCAGAACGCGTCGAGCTCCGAGGAACTGGCCGCGACGGCCGAAGAGATGAGCAGCCAGGCGGAACAGCTGCAGGTGGCGATCGGCTTCTTCCACCTGGACGGTACCCGCGGCGCGCGCGGCACCGCGCTGACCGTTGCATCGCGCCGGCCGCAGGGCGTACGAAACGGCCGCCGCACGTCGCTGAAGCTGGCGGACAGCTTCGCTGTCCACGGCGAGCCGGACGAAGCGAACTTCACCAAATTCTGA
- a CDS encoding chemotaxis protein CheW: MKQTTSVTGANETAQYLTFMLGGEAFAIGIMAVKEIIEFSGITEVPMMPDCIRGVINLRGAVVPVMDLAARFGRPLAVPGKRTCIVIVETENEGERQVTGVVVDAVSAVLDIAASEIEPAPSFGTRIRGDFIAGMGKLNGKFVILLNVDHVLALEALATLPEQAADAAAA, translated from the coding sequence ATGAAGCAGACAACATCCGTCACGGGCGCGAACGAGACCGCCCAATACCTGACCTTCATGCTGGGCGGCGAAGCGTTCGCCATCGGCATCATGGCGGTCAAGGAGATCATTGAATTCTCCGGAATTACCGAAGTGCCGATGATGCCCGACTGTATCCGCGGCGTGATCAACCTGCGCGGCGCCGTCGTTCCCGTCATGGACCTGGCGGCGCGCTTCGGCCGGCCGCTGGCCGTGCCGGGCAAGCGCACCTGCATCGTCATCGTCGAGACGGAGAACGAGGGCGAGCGGCAGGTGACGGGCGTCGTCGTCGATGCCGTCAGCGCCGTGCTGGACATCGCGGCCAGCGAGATCGAGCCGGCACCGTCGTTCGGCACGCGTATCCGCGGCGACTTCATCGCCGGGATGGGCAAGTTGAACGGCAAGTTCGTCATCCTGCTCAACGTCGATCACGTGCTGGCGCTGGAAGCGCTGGCGACCTTGCCGGAGCAGGCTGCCGACGCGGCTGCGGCCTGA